Proteins encoded within one genomic window of Armigeres subalbatus isolate Guangzhou_Male unplaced genomic scaffold, GZ_Asu_2 Contig997, whole genome shotgun sequence:
- the LOC134204946 gene encoding roundabout homolog 1-like, translated as MFSDLQVQDSGWYRCVARVGQTIASSAWSAYLTVEDNLPTSQQRIFNGELLPAALGSPKALNITNSNVTLAWPIRSTSGPLLTYTIEQYGLDDSDNLPPTSSQTAGGWQIALRQLAGNTATVTGLRPDTSYLFVVRAENAYGCSGPSAVSVPIRTLSSDDRVTVPAEMESARNVLSGKILELIDIIPLSSTSVRLEWLLHVSTSEQFVEGFYVRYRELDSHSQRYSML; from the exons ATGTTTTCAGATTTGCAAGTTCAGGACAGTGGCTGGTATCGGTGCGTTGCACGAGTTGGACAAACGATAGCATCGTCCGCCTGGAGTGCATACTTGACG GTCGAAGATAATCTCCCCACCTCGCAACAGCGCATCTTCAACGGCGAGCTTCTCCCAGCAGCGCTCGGCTCGCCGAAAGCCCTCAACATCACAAACAGTAACGTTACCCTGGCCTGGCCAATTCGCAGCACCAGTGGCCCTCTGCTCACCTACACAATCGAGCAGTACGGTCTGGACGATTCCGACAACCTTCCTCCAACGTCATCGCAAACGGCTGGCGGTTGGCAGATTGCCCTTCGTCAACTGGCTGGCAACACTGCCACCGTCACCGGACTGCGACCGGATACGTCCTACCTCTTCGTAGTCCGAGCCGAAAATGCGTACGGCTGCTCGGGGCCATCTGCCGTTTCGGTGCCGATTCGCACGCTGTCATCCGACGACCGGGTGACAGTACCCGCCGAGATGGAAAGCGCCCGGAACGTACTGAGTGGAAAG ATTTTGGAACTGATTGACATTATCCCGCTATCATCGACGTCGGTTCGACTGGAATGGCTGTTGCACGTGAGCACGTCTGAGCAGTTCGTCGAGGGATTTTATGTTCGCTATCGGGAACTGGACTCGCACTCGCAACGCTACTCAATGCTT